The following are encoded in a window of Candidatus Dojkabacteria bacterium genomic DNA:
- a CDS encoding 50S ribosome-binding GTPase has product MLKDKISIKIMVGKGGIGSNYIFLRRANGGDGGRGGSVFVKGSENIYDLNFFKPWHLYKADNGEFGRRNNRNGSRGKDLILLVPLTTEVTVELKEPITYIIDTHNQIVRLRNGCKGGLGNVSRKKHPEVKTNLPRATPEPINVHMIFKMKADIMFIGYPNAGKSSLLNALTNAKVKVAPYEFTTLDPQIGVMNGIKIMDLPGLIEDTHKGKGLGTKFLKHTEHVRNVAHVISLENDDPVKAYKTMRAEIKAISKDLYKKPEVIILTKTDEVTKEKLKATSKKIKGLGLTVISCSILDDSSIKKVQAKLKTWL; this is encoded by the coding sequence ATGTTAAAAGACAAAATATCAATAAAAATAATGGTTGGAAAGGGAGGGATCGGATCTAACTATATATTTCTAAGAAGAGCCAATGGCGGAGATGGCGGTAGAGGCGGCAGTGTTTTCGTAAAAGGTTCGGAAAATATTTACGATCTTAATTTTTTTAAACCCTGGCATTTATATAAAGCCGATAACGGAGAATTCGGAAGAAGAAACAACCGAAATGGAAGTCGAGGCAAGGATCTTATATTGCTTGTGCCATTAACCACTGAGGTTACCGTTGAGCTTAAAGAACCGATCACCTACATAATTGATACTCATAACCAAATCGTAAGATTACGTAATGGTTGCAAGGGGGGACTTGGTAACGTATCCCGAAAAAAACACCCTGAAGTAAAAACAAACTTACCAAGAGCGACTCCGGAACCCATAAACGTCCACATGATCTTTAAAATGAAGGCAGATATTATGTTTATTGGATATCCAAACGCCGGAAAGTCGAGTCTTTTAAATGCACTCACCAATGCCAAAGTTAAAGTTGCCCCATATGAATTTACAACACTTGACCCGCAAATCGGTGTAATGAATGGCATTAAAATTATGGACTTGCCAGGACTTATCGAGGACACTCATAAAGGTAAAGGCCTTGGTACAAAGTTTTTAAAGCATACCGAACACGTTAGAAATGTTGCACATGTTATTAGCCTTGAAAACGATGATCCTGTAAAGGCTTACAAAACCATGCGGGCAGAGATTAAAGCCATAAGCAAAGACCTTTATAAAAAACCGGAGGTTATTATCCTTACCAAAACCGACGAAGTTACAAAAGAAAAACTTAAAGCCACGTCAAAAAAAATTAAAGGCCTTGGGCTTACAGTTATTAGCTGTTCAATATTAGACGATAGCTCAATAAAAAAGGTTCAGGCAAAGTTAAAAACTTGGCTGTAA
- a CDS encoding chitobiase/beta-hexosaminidase C-terminal domain-containing protein has protein sequence MKKPPVLRVALGVVLLSVVGLLVFRLSPLYALTLDASINPTLDISRFSPYKVYIANIYEEDETVASVSIDVNGINGNTVSTSCWNYYVDGVCNPEHIGYNLTYNGTEDRWESPNIYPDQIYPEVYFAPSDITWYNAPLGTPVFRETYSVFRYENPFEMVSDMSFWIEFNAIPNAGNSSDLEVYLVGNAATLSTLSTDWRSSGLVELVGTLNKDATFHHTHSVNSSHHLVSLQTNADGTIGVKNLNVSNNFWIILYSKSPNVQRGWTLRYQPASLCNHPGRWYTGNQFGWALTEQSGCPDSHIHVARRSTNRDGVNAGITVNYISGGSDYTEKNFYFGPLPNLAPNLTSFTNPVSGAFSGMLNITWDPASDANNDTLTYTIDLLNANQSFNQNIITDTLSTSTIFDTETISDGSYILKGTIYDNGTPSLCTGFYSEPFNIYNTSNIATLSGISILSSNAITTLAKNNDTITLSFTSSITLINPTVTFYAGGYNLGTTVIIQTSPNHYTATVVISTSDREGQIRFDISADNLDKVYSNTTNKSSVYLDNVAPSIPTSTPVPGTYPNAIFVTLAAEGASVIRYTIGNLNPSCTYGYLYETTLRVFTTRTLNVIACDEAGNPSGIANLRFVINLTYTPTTEIEKEPEETPTETTDNDAETQDTGDPSLPQDNTTDTTESSDKTANEFDFTFLWWLIPVIVAISYFVYRATK, from the coding sequence ATGAAAAAGCCGCCTGTTTTAAGGGTCGCTTTGGGTGTGGTGCTATTATCTGTTGTAGGATTATTGGTTTTTAGACTGTCCCCGCTTTATGCACTTACCCTCGATGCAAGCATTAACCCAACATTGGATATCTCCCGATTTTCGCCATATAAAGTATATATTGCAAATATTTACGAAGAAGATGAGACCGTTGCCTCGGTTTCAATTGACGTAAATGGAATAAACGGAAACACAGTATCAACGTCGTGCTGGAACTATTATGTTGACGGAGTCTGCAATCCAGAACATATAGGCTACAATCTAACCTATAACGGCACAGAAGATCGTTGGGAGTCACCCAATATTTATCCCGATCAAATTTACCCTGAAGTTTACTTTGCTCCCTCAGATATTACCTGGTACAACGCACCCTTAGGCACACCTGTATTTCGTGAAACCTACTCAGTCTTCAGATATGAAAATCCGTTTGAAATGGTTTCCGACATGAGTTTCTGGATCGAGTTTAATGCAATACCTAATGCAGGCAATTCCTCGGATTTAGAAGTTTATCTTGTAGGCAATGCAGCTACGCTTTCGACTTTAAGTACAGATTGGCGAAGCTCGGGCCTGGTTGAGCTTGTTGGAACACTTAACAAAGATGCTACATTTCATCATACCCATTCGGTGAATTCATCACATCACCTTGTCTCTTTGCAAACAAATGCCGATGGAACAATTGGAGTAAAAAACTTAAATGTATCAAACAATTTCTGGATTATACTTTACTCAAAGTCGCCAAATGTCCAGAGAGGCTGGACACTTAGATATCAGCCGGCATCGCTCTGCAACCACCCAGGCCGCTGGTACACAGGCAACCAGTTTGGCTGGGCACTTACCGAGCAGTCAGGCTGCCCAGATTCTCACATCCATGTTGCCCGCAGAAGTACCAACCGTGATGGAGTAAATGCCGGAATAACTGTTAATTATATTTCCGGTGGCTCAGACTATACTGAAAAAAACTTTTATTTTGGACCTCTTCCGAATTTAGCACCAAACTTAACCTCTTTTACAAATCCCGTATCAGGGGCATTTTCGGGAATGCTTAATATTACTTGGGACCCTGCATCCGATGCGAACAATGACACACTTACCTACACAATTGATCTTTTAAATGCTAACCAGTCATTCAACCAAAACATTATTACGGATACACTTAGCACTAGTACTATATTTGATACAGAAACCATATCGGACGGTTCATATATACTCAAAGGCACAATTTATGATAACGGAACCCCGTCACTTTGTACAGGATTTTATTCCGAGCCATTTAATATTTATAACACAAGCAATATAGCCACGCTCTCGGGCATAAGTATACTAAGCTCTAACGCAATTACCACCCTTGCAAAAAACAACGATACAATTACACTAAGCTTTACATCAAGCATTACCTTGATAAATCCAACCGTTACGTTTTATGCCGGAGGATATAATCTTGGAACAACAGTCATTATCCAAACAAGCCCTAATCACTACACCGCAACCGTTGTTATAAGTACAAGCGATAGGGAAGGGCAAATCAGGTTTGATATTTCCGCCGACAACCTTGATAAAGTTTATTCCAATACAACAAACAAATCTTCTGTTTATCTAGACAATGTTGCCCCTTCTATTCCAACTTCTACACCTGTACCCGGAACCTATCCCAATGCCATATTTGTAACTCTGGCTGCAGAAGGAGCGTCTGTTATTAGATATACTATTGGAAATCTAAATCCATCTTGCACCTACGGATATTTATATGAAACAACTTTACGAGTTTTTACGACAAGAACGCTTAACGTAATTGCATGTGACGAAGCCGGTAATCCATCGGGAATTGCTAATCTAAGATTTGTAATAAATCTAACATATACTCCGACAACAGAGATAGAAAAAGAGCCAGAAGAGACTCCAACCGAAACTACAGATAACGATGCAGAAACCCAAGATACAGGAGATCCCTCCCTTCCTCAAGATAATACAACTGATACTACTGAATCCTCAGATAAAACCGCAAATGAATTTGATTTTACGTTTCTTTGGTGGTTGATTCCGGTGATTGTTGCAATTTCATATTTTGTATATAGGGCTACCAAATAA
- a CDS encoding MBOAT family protein codes for MTFPTVKFLLFFAIVFLVATPLKSYPKLYKWFLLAVNLFFIFQFGQRNFIILIISIIINFLILKAVNSTRKLRKSIFILGLVLNIAALFIFKFTGFATNTLLFLGVKIPVIEILAPVGISFYTFRVLAHLIDSYKIDLIYQPSFVSYATYVSFFPQVVSGPIQRPHEFYESLRTPENAEYSRGEIITLVLAGMLKKYVLASFLWKFIDDIFSTPQAYNGIELIIGAFAYSSMIYLDFSGYSDFAIAVTKLIGIKIGDNFYYPYCATNLKEFWARWHISLSSFLKDYIYIPLGGNRKGILRKYINILITFFISGLWHGAGITFMIWGILHGIGNILSDWVITLNKSLKSKLFKWLLLIPSWFITYVFVTFAWIFFNSKTIGIAVSYVKNLFDFSTFEISTDQGHLIRIVVIIVFTIIINIFGSFLRKTSIKFFDLRGLIPVAIAGILAYTLIRLGPDLMPPFIYFNF; via the coding sequence ATGACATTCCCTACCGTAAAATTTCTCCTCTTTTTTGCGATTGTATTTTTAGTTGCGACACCATTAAAGTCATATCCCAAACTTTACAAATGGTTTCTTTTAGCGGTAAACCTTTTCTTTATTTTTCAGTTTGGTCAAAGAAACTTTATTATCCTTATAATTTCGATAATAATAAATTTCCTGATCCTAAAGGCTGTCAATTCCACAAGGAAGCTACGTAAGTCTATTTTTATATTAGGTCTTGTTTTAAACATCGCCGCACTTTTTATTTTTAAATTCACGGGATTTGCAACAAATACACTTTTGTTTTTGGGGGTTAAGATCCCTGTTATAGAGATACTTGCCCCCGTAGGTATTTCGTTTTATACATTCAGAGTACTGGCACACTTAATAGACTCATATAAAATAGACCTTATATATCAACCATCGTTTGTAAGCTATGCAACCTATGTATCATTTTTTCCACAGGTCGTATCGGGACCTATTCAACGTCCACATGAATTTTACGAATCATTAAGAACTCCCGAAAATGCAGAGTATTCAAGAGGTGAAATTATTACACTTGTACTTGCCGGAATGTTAAAAAAATATGTTTTAGCTAGTTTTCTGTGGAAATTTATCGATGATATCTTTTCGACACCTCAAGCATACAACGGAATCGAGCTAATTATAGGTGCATTCGCATACAGTAGTATGATATACCTCGACTTTAGCGGATATTCCGACTTTGCAATTGCGGTTACAAAACTCATAGGGATTAAAATCGGTGATAACTTTTATTACCCATATTGTGCTACGAACCTCAAGGAGTTTTGGGCACGCTGGCATATTAGCCTTTCGAGCTTTTTGAAAGACTATATTTACATCCCGCTGGGCGGTAACAGAAAAGGAATTTTAAGGAAATACATTAACATCCTAATTACATTTTTTATAAGCGGATTATGGCATGGTGCAGGAATCACATTTATGATCTGGGGAATTCTCCATGGAATAGGAAACATCTTGTCGGACTGGGTTATCACTCTTAACAAAAGCCTGAAGTCTAAGCTTTTTAAATGGCTTCTACTTATTCCAAGTTGGTTTATAACCTATGTTTTTGTAACATTTGCTTGGATATTTTTTAATAGCAAAACCATTGGAATCGCAGTTTCATACGTAAAAAATCTATTTGATTTCTCAACATTTGAGATAAGCACAGACCAGGGACATCTTATAAGAATCGTAGTTATAATTGTCTTCACGATCATAATAAATATATTCGGATCATTTCTTAGAAAGACCTCTATAAAGTTTTTTGACTTAAGGGGGTTGATACCTGTTGCGATTGCAGGGATATTAGCGTATACCTTAATAAGGTTGGGTCCCGACTTAATGCCACCTTTCATTTACTTTAACTTCTAA
- a CDS encoding MGMT family protein produces the protein MAKETWIQKRDKETKSQRKMTPKGMMYISTPTEINEMIRKIPKGKVTTTKQMTDFLSKKYKTDFTCPLTTGIFVSICANAAQEEEASGKKDVVPYWRVIKDKGKLYDKYLGNTDTKQKKLLESDGQKIVPPKRGKGEIVENWEDSLFEF, from the coding sequence ATGGCAAAGGAGACCTGGATACAAAAGCGTGACAAAGAAACAAAATCGCAACGCAAAATGACCCCAAAGGGAATGATGTATATTTCAACCCCTACGGAAATTAACGAAATGATAAGAAAGATTCCTAAAGGCAAAGTTACAACGACTAAGCAAATGACCGACTTTTTGAGTAAGAAATACAAAACAGATTTTACTTGCCCATTAACTACAGGGATATTTGTTAGTATATGTGCAAATGCGGCACAAGAAGAAGAAGCTTCGGGTAAAAAAGATGTTGTGCCTTATTGGAGAGTAATTAAAGACAAGGGTAAACTATATGACAAATATCTTGGAAATACCGATACAAAACAGAAAAAGCTTTTGGAATCCGATGGGCAAAAAATTGTGCCACCCAAGCGTGGTAAAGGTGAAATAGTAGAAAATTGGGAGGATTCTTTGTTTGAGTTTTAA
- a CDS encoding FKBP-type peptidyl-prolyl cis-trans isomerase: MAKTGTLLLILTVIIGIALILLSLPEKQKNVAETGDTISVHYIGKLEDGTQFESSYDTGTPYTFELGAGKVIKGWDEGIVGMTVGEKKTLTIPPEKAYGEAGSPPTIPANATLIFEVELVDIIEE, encoded by the coding sequence ATGGCAAAAACAGGAACACTACTGCTTATCCTCACCGTAATTATTGGTATTGCACTAATTTTGCTTTCCCTTCCGGAAAAACAAAAAAATGTTGCGGAGACAGGTGATACCATCTCGGTTCACTATATTGGAAAATTAGAAGACGGAACACAATTCGAAAGCTCATACGATACAGGCACTCCTTACACCTTTGAACTAGGTGCAGGTAAAGTTATCAAAGGTTGGGACGAAGGAATCGTTGGAATGACCGTTGGCGAAAAAAAGACTCTAACCATCCCACCCGAAAAGGCCTATGGTGAAGCAGGCAGCCCTCCAACAATTCCCGCTAATGCAACATTAATCTTTGAGGTTGAACTTGTCGATATTATAGAGGAATAA
- a CDS encoding helix-turn-helix domain-containing protein, translating to MTKEYLRELREERNLTQSYIARKLGISRQTYVLIEKGERDLTLTKAEELARILGISIDQLVNKPHTADRIIDVSFETIRPKPNYRKYKEILLYILTKIGAKPNIYKNTIFYILYFIDFDYYKKYKKHIIDATYVKKPVGPKPLYFEKLIKKMAALKEIEIIESKQFAYLQKKYLPTRDPNFSNLVSIQELNHIDWVLARLSNLNITEFENYLKWDAPWQLASNNDTLDYKFVFYRNR from the coding sequence ATGACTAAAGAATATCTTCGCGAACTAAGGGAAGAAAGAAATCTTACGCAATCATATATTGCACGAAAGCTTGGAATATCACGTCAAACTTATGTCCTAATAGAAAAAGGGGAAAGAGATCTCACACTCACAAAAGCCGAAGAACTTGCAAGAATCCTAGGTATATCCATTGACCAACTTGTAAATAAACCGCATACCGCCGATCGAATAATTGACGTTTCCTTCGAAACCATTCGACCCAAGCCCAACTATAGAAAATATAAAGAAATTCTTCTTTATATTCTCACAAAAATCGGTGCAAAACCCAATATCTATAAGAATACTATCTTCTATATTCTTTATTTCATTGATTTTGATTACTACAAAAAATATAAAAAACATATCATAGATGCAACTTACGTAAAAAAACCTGTCGGACCTAAACCGCTCTACTTTGAAAAACTAATTAAAAAGATGGCAGCTCTAAAGGAGATCGAAATTATTGAAAGTAAGCAATTTGCTTATCTTCAGAAAAAATATCTTCCCACAAGAGATCCAAATTTTTCAAACCTAGTCAGTATACAGGAATTAAATCACATTGATTGGGTACTTGCCAGGTTATCAAATTTAAATATTACAGAGTTTGAAAATTACTTAAAATGGGATGCCCCTTGGCAGTTGGCTTCAAATAACGATACGCTAGATTATAAATTTGTCTTTTATAGGAACAGATAA
- a CDS encoding class I SAM-dependent methyltransferase, translating to MSKLKEVFDRIYAGTNVPFLEPEVYSGILDKIDGKTTEIASKLNITISEEESWDLELLKGLLRKGMNPVALEPNLISTALLVEEGLKSFPGKEHFKILELGFGAGWSTIGLWNHLKSTLGSSFTLYSCDKSVYAAGTTVLMLEYFKIPYKFAERNELGEDEFNGVVIVVDNFENTVQRFKNNTLHAAYSNHGVAYLSITDYVGLLIALYEKVKKGGSVISDSLNPDLIINLNQNKIKMRVLLGGNVRKLNRNPELVGVTIMNGYVTDAYDYSAARFLDFMHYLFFRNQRMFKLYMDAISSSEESQKLLREWVKVPSSDFYVLLKYNSKLIPFKTVEIPSVFAKKYVREHPYVEAVWFKK from the coding sequence ATGAGTAAACTTAAGGAAGTATTCGATCGTATTTATGCCGGTACCAACGTACCTTTTTTGGAACCGGAAGTATATTCCGGTATTCTTGACAAAATAGACGGAAAAACAACTGAAATTGCAAGTAAACTAAATATCACAATTTCAGAAGAAGAGAGTTGGGATCTGGAACTTCTAAAGGGGCTTCTAAGAAAGGGAATGAATCCGGTGGCACTTGAACCTAATCTCATAAGTACTGCGCTTTTAGTGGAGGAAGGATTAAAATCGTTCCCGGGGAAAGAGCACTTTAAGATTTTGGAACTTGGCTTTGGTGCCGGATGGTCAACGATTGGACTTTGGAATCACTTAAAATCTACACTTGGTTCATCATTTACATTATATTCATGTGATAAATCTGTATATGCGGCAGGGACAACCGTACTAATGCTTGAATATTTTAAAATTCCTTACAAGTTTGCAGAAAGAAATGAGCTAGGAGAGGATGAGTTTAATGGAGTTGTTATAGTTGTCGACAACTTTGAAAATACAGTGCAAAGATTTAAAAACAACACCTTGCACGCAGCATATTCAAATCATGGTGTGGCATATTTGTCAATTACCGACTATGTAGGCTTACTTATAGCGCTATACGAAAAGGTCAAAAAGGGTGGATCGGTAATTTCTGATTCATTAAATCCTGATTTAATAATAAATTTGAATCAAAACAAAATTAAGATGCGGGTTCTTTTGGGAGGTAACGTTAGAAAGTTAAATAGAAATCCTGAACTTGTAGGTGTTACTATTATGAACGGTTATGTCACAGATGCGTATGATTACTCTGCTGCAAGATTTTTGGACTTTATGCATTACCTATTCTTTAGAAATCAAAGGATGTTTAAACTCTATATGGATGCAATAAGTAGTTCTGAAGAATCACAAAAGCTTTTAAGAGAGTGGGTGAAGGTTCCCTCCTCAGATTTTTATGTTTTGCTAAAATATAACTCCAAGCTGATTCCATTTAAAACAGTAGAAATTCCAAGCGTTTTTGCAAAGAAATATGTTAGGGAGCATCCTTACGTAGAAGCAGTATGGTTTAAAAAATAA
- a CDS encoding cupin domain-containing protein, translated as MHGFHINIEEETLKNANFRKVLYTGKASQLVLMSLKPMEDIGEEIHPENDQFFRFEAGTGRVVIDGNEYQVKDGSAIVVPKGAKHNIINTSATEELKLYTIYSPAHHKDGIVRATKEEAMANEADFDGVTTE; from the coding sequence ATGCACGGTTTTCACATAAATATCGAAGAGGAAACCCTCAAAAACGCCAATTTCCGAAAGGTACTTTACACAGGAAAAGCTAGCCAGCTTGTACTTATGAGCCTTAAACCAATGGAAGACATCGGCGAAGAGATTCATCCGGAAAACGATCAATTCTTCCGTTTTGAGGCAGGTACCGGGAGAGTTGTAATTGACGGTAACGAGTATCAGGTTAAAGACGGCAGTGCAATCGTGGTTCCCAAAGGTGCAAAGCACAATATAATTAATACTTCAGCTACAGAAGAGCTTAAGCTTTACACAATTTATTCACCCGCTCATCATAAAGACGGAATTGTTAGGGCAACAAAAGAGGAAGCCATGGCAAACGAAGCTGATTTTGACGGCGTGACTACCGAATAA
- a CDS encoding DUF459 domain-containing protein, with protein MDQKKKDLKILWAGAIICAIVLIFNIDKTLSLINKITGLSLGSTTIDNIKSEEAEVWGKIKGTKTVSPQNVQRPDIPDQPIGNTPSIEEPINNPTVPVEPQKSLSTPFSALILGDSMVIEGFGPQLETKLIDYDVSVVRFGQYSTGLNRIDYYDWYTVTNDYITTYHPDILIFMIGANDGQAIQAFDGTYYQLYEDGWEDIYRERVALFLEYFADDVKFLYWVGHPIPRDTNDFYIKFQIFNRIYKEECAKYDNAIYINAWDRFAVNGEYAAAVADDHGVTQLVKGADGVHVTVHGGNILADLVITYMEKNIIFK; from the coding sequence ATGGATCAAAAGAAAAAAGATCTAAAAATACTCTGGGCAGGGGCAATTATATGTGCAATAGTCTTGATTTTTAACATTGACAAAACACTAAGCCTTATAAATAAGATAACCGGACTCTCACTCGGAAGTACAACAATAGATAATATAAAATCAGAGGAAGCAGAGGTCTGGGGAAAAATAAAAGGCACAAAAACTGTTTCACCCCAAAATGTTCAACGACCGGATATTCCGGATCAACCAATCGGCAATACCCCATCAATAGAAGAACCAATAAATAATCCAACTGTACCCGTCGAGCCACAAAAGTCATTGTCAACACCGTTTTCTGCACTTATTCTTGGTGATTCCATGGTAATAGAAGGATTTGGTCCTCAGCTTGAGACAAAATTAATTGACTACGACGTTTCGGTTGTTAGATTTGGTCAATATTCGACCGGACTTAATAGAATTGACTATTACGATTGGTACACAGTTACCAACGATTACATTACAACATACCACCCTGACATTCTAATCTTTATGATTGGCGCAAACGATGGTCAGGCAATTCAAGCCTTTGATGGCACTTATTACCAACTTTATGAGGATGGATGGGAAGATATTTACAGAGAAAGAGTTGCACTTTTCCTAGAATACTTTGCCGATGACGTGAAATTTCTTTACTGGGTGGGACACCCTATTCCAAGAGACACAAATGATTTTTATATAAAGTTCCAGATTTTTAATAGGATATATAAGGAAGAGTGTGCAAAATATGATAACGCAATTTATATAAATGCATGGGACAGATTTGCTGTTAACGGTGAATATGCGGCAGCCGTTGCCGACGATCACGGGGTTACTCAGCTGGTTAAAGGTGCCGACGGTGTTCATGTTACTGTTCACGGCGGTAATATCTTGGCCGACTTGGTAATCACATATATGGAAAAAAATATCATTTTCAAGTGA